The following are encoded in a window of Phaseolus vulgaris cultivar G19833 chromosome 3, P. vulgaris v2.0, whole genome shotgun sequence genomic DNA:
- the LOC137807796 gene encoding uncharacterized protein, whose translation MSQMSSGIVAVANFGTNYMLPLSLPSSSSFASFCFNTTIIRKGVVLDYWAARNCNHKHIQKGRKRGHGIVASSNVASPSIWDDWKPLKAPSSPSLSDIFWPSAGAFAAMAVLGKLDQLLAPKGLSIAFAPFGAVCTILFATPTAPSARKYSMFMAQIGCAAIGVLALTIFGPGWLARSASIAASVAYMICTNSVHPPAASMPLLFIDGPKFHHLNFWYALYPGAVACILLSLVQEVVIYSKKNFKF comes from the exons ATGAGTCAAATGTCATCTGGAATTGTTGCTGTTGCCAATTTTGGCACCAATTATATGCTCCCATTATCGTTACCTTCATCATCTTCATTTGCTTCCTTCTGTTTTAACACCACCATCATACGCAAGGGAGTAGTGTTGGATTATTGGGCAGCTAGGAACTGTAATCATAAACATATTCAAAAAGGAAGGAAAAGAGGACATGGGATTGTGGCATCAAGCAACGTTGCTTCTCCATCTATATGGGATGATTGGAAACCTCTCAAAGCCCCTTCCTCTCCTTCCCTCAGTGACATTTTTTGGCCCTCTGCTG GGGCATTTGCGGCGATGGCAGTATTGGGAAAGCTGGATCAGTTATTGGCACCAAAAGGACTCTCAATCGCATTTGCACCATTTGGGGCTGTTTGCACTATCCTCTTTGCCACACCCACTGCCCCTTCTGCCAGG AAATACAGCATGTTCATGGCTCAAATAGGTTGTGCAGCAATTGGTGTTTTGGCATTGACAATATTTGGACCCGGATGGCTGGCCAGGAGTGCTAGTATTGCAGCATCGGTTGCTTACATGATTTGCACCAACTCCGTTCACCCCCCAG CTGCTAGTATGCCGTTGCTTTTCATTGATGGTCCAAAGTTCCATCACTTGAATTTCTGGTATGCTTTGTATCCCGGGGCTGTGGCATGCATTCTGCTTAGTTTGGTG caagaggtGGTTATATACTCGaagaaaaatttcaaattttga
- the LOC137807795 gene encoding LRR receptor-like serine/threonine-protein kinase FEI 2 has protein sequence MEMGIVGWSSLVIMLTVFCPSSLALTLDGLALLEIKSTFNDTKNVLGNWQEFDETHCAWTGISCHSGDEQRVRSINLPYMQLGGIISPSIGKLSRLQRLALHQNSLHGTIPNELTNCTELRALYLRGNFFQGGIPSNIGNLSYLNILDLSSNTLKGAIPSSIGRLSHLQILNLSTNFFSGEIPDIGVLSTFDKSSFNGNLDLCGRQVQKPCRTSLGFPVVLPHAESDEAAVPAKRSSHYMKGVLIGAMATMGLALVMILSFLWTRLLSKKERAAKRYTEVKKQVDPGASTKLITFHGDLPYTSSEIIEKLESLDEEHIIGSGGYGTVYRMVMNDCGTFAVKRIDRSCEGSDQVFERELEILGSIKHINLVNMRGYCRLPSSRLLIYDYLALGSLDDLLHENTQQRRLLNWSDRLKIALGSARGLAYLHHECSPEIVHRDIKSSNILLDENMEPHISDFGLGKLLVDEEAHVTTVVAGTFGYLAPEYLQSGRATEKSDVYSFGVLLLELVTGKRPTDPSFVKRGLNVVGWVNTLLRDNRLEDVVDKRCSDADAGTLEVILELAERCTDGNADDRPSMNQVLQLLEQEVMSPCPSEFYESHSDH, from the exons ATGGAAATGGGGATTGTAGGGTGGAGTTCTCTGGTGATTATGCTGACAGTTTTCTGCCCTTCTTCTCTTGCTCTCACCCTGGATG GTCTGGCCTTGTTGGAAATCAAAAGTACTTTTAATGATACTAAGAATGTGCTGGGCAACTGGCAAGAGTTTGATGAGACTCATTGTGCATGGACTGGTATCTCTTGTCACTCTGGCGATGAGCAAAGAGTTCGCTCAAT AAATCTGCCATACATGCAACTTGGAGGAATTATATCTCCCAGCATTGGTAAACTCAGTAGACTACAAAGATT GGCACTTCATCAGAACAGTTTGCATGGAACCATTCCTAATGAACTTACCAATTGTACTGAGCTAAGAGCGCT GTACTTGAGGGGTAATTTTTTCCAAGGAGGCATACCGTCAAACATTGGAAAtctttcatatttaaatatact GGATTTGTCAAGTAACACGTTAAAAGGTGCTATACCTTCCTCTATTGGCCGGCTCTCACATTTGCAAATTCT GAACTTGTCTACCAATTTCTTTTCTGGTGAAATTCCTGACATTGGAGTACTAAGCACCTTTGACAAGAGCTC GTTTAATGGAAATTTAGATCTTTGTGGGCGGCAAGTCCAAAAGCCATGTCGGACATCACTTGGTTTTCCTGTGGTACTGCCCCATGCTGAAAGTGATGAAGCTGCAG TCCCAGCCAAAAGGTCTTCACATTACATGAAGGGGGTGCTAATTGGTGCAATGGCAACAATGGGTCTCGCACTTGTCATGATCCTTTCATTCCTCTGGACTCGTTTATTATCAAAGAAGGAACGAGCTGCGAAGAGATACACGGAAGTCAAGAAACAAGTTGATCCAGGAGCAA GCACAAAACTTATTACTTTCCATGGTGACCTGCCATACACATCATCTGAGATCATAGAGAAGCTGGAGTCTCTAGATGAAGAGCATATAATAGGATCAGGAGGGTATGGTACTGTTTACCGAATGGTGATGAATGATTGTGGTACATTTGCTGTTAAACGGATTGATCGAAGTTGTGAAGGGTCTGATCAAGTGTTTGAAAGGGAACTAGAGATCTTGGGGAGCATCAAGCACATAAATCTAGTAAATATGCGTGGTTACTGCAGGCTTCCTTCTTCAAGACTCCTTATCTATGACTATTTGGCTTTAGGCAGCTTAGATGATCTCTTGCATG AAAATACTCAACAAAGACGACTACTGAACTGGAGTGATCGCCTAAAGATAGCTCTTGGTTCTGCCCGGGGTTTGGCTTACTTGCACCATGAATGCAGCCCAGAAATTGTTCACCGTGACATAAAATCTAGCAACATACTCCTTGATGAAAACATGGAACCACATATATCTGATTTTGGCCTCGGAAAGCTTTTGGTCGATGAAGAGGCCCATGTTACCACAGTGGTAGCTGGCACGTTTGGGTATTTGGCACCAG AGTATCTACAAAGTGGAAGAGCAACTGAGAAGTCAGATGTGTATAGCTTTGGAGTTCTATTACTCGAACTTGTAACTGGAAAGAGGCCAACAGATCCTTCCTTTGTAAAAAGAGGTTTAAATGTTGTTGGTTGG GTGAACACATTACTGAGAGATAACAGATTGGAAGATGTGGTGGACAAAAGATGCAGCGATGCAGATGCAGGAACCCTTGAAGTAATTCTTGAGCTAGCAGAAAGATGCACAGATGGAAATGCAGATGATCGTCCTTCAATGAACCAGGTGTTACAGTTGCTGGAACAAGAGGTCATGTCTCCTTGTCCAAGCGAGTTTTATGAGTCTCATTCAGATCACTGA
- the LOC137807797 gene encoding protein NRT1/ PTR FAMILY 2.8-like — MENLRTDCSHALELEHERTRPPPSSSSASPRQAGGWRSIKYIIGNESFEKLASMSLISNLTVYLLSKYNLSGVYVVNVVQIWNGTSNIFSIVGAFISDTYLGRFRTLLFGSISSLLGIMTITLTAGIHQLRPHPCEDRPHCESPHAWQLGVLFLGLGLLSIGAGGIRPCNIAFGADQFDTKTEKGKAQLESFFNWWYFSFTIALVIALTTVVYIQTNVSWTLGFAIPTCCLAFSIAIFLLGHHTYICKKPQGSIFSDMAKVIVAAFRKRNVQASGRTFYNPASTSEEAELENEEIVWTERFKFLDKAAIIANPRELNEQGMARNVWRLCSLQQVEHFKCLLGILPVWLAGICCFIVMDQQNTFGVLQVVQSNRSIGPHFKIPPGWMNLISMIALSSWIFIYECVYIPLVGKLSIKTPRLATKQRIRIGILLSILCMLVAAIVEKKRRESALKYDLFISPVSFAWLLPQFALSGLNEAFAAVSIMEFLTLKMPESMRTVAGAVFFLSLSVANYMGSLIVNIVHKITSVNGKTSWVGGHDLNQSRLDCYYYVIAAMGGLNFIYFNFFACRYCDNDNFKTEAQPQHSNVVGESTEPNDEEKVLDITGTTQTAT; from the exons ATGGAGAATTTGAGGACAGATTGTTCTCATGCACTAGAGTTAGAACATGAGCGAACACGCCCACCACCCTCTTCATCTTCTGCTTCACCAAGACAAGCAGGAGGGTGGAGATCCATCAAATACATCATTG GAAATGAGTCCTTCGAGAAATTGGCATCCATgagtttgatatcaaatttGACAGTGTACCTGCTCTCAAAATACAACCTCAGTGGCGTATATGTGGTGAATGTGGTGCAAATTTGGAATGGAACCTCCAACATCTTCTCAATAGTTGGAGCTTTTATTTCTGATACATATCTGGGAAGGTTCCGGACCCTCCTCTTTGGCAGTATTAGCTCACTTCTG GGTATTATGACCATAACCCTAACAGCAGGTATACATCAACTGAGACCCCATCCCTGCGAAGACAGACCTCATTGCGAATCTCCACATGCCTGGCAGCTAGGAGTCCTCTTTTTAGGTCTTGGACTCTTATCCATAGGAGCAGGTGGCATTAGGCCATGCAACATTGCTTTTGGTGCAGATCAGTTTGACACCAAAACAGAGAAGGGCAAGGCACAACTTGAAAGCTTCTTCAATTGGTGGTACTTCAGTTTCACCATTGCACTTGTTATAGCACTCACAACTGTTGTCTACATTCAAACCAATGTAAGTTGGACTTTAGGCTTTGCTATTCCCACTTGCTGTCTTGCTTTTTCAATAGCCATCTTCCTACTTGGCCACCACACTTACATTTGCAAGAAGCCTCAAGGGAGCATTTTCTCAGACATGGCTAAAGTAATTGTAGCAGCCTTTAGAAAACGCAACGTACAGGCTTCTGGTAGAACCTTTTACAATCCTGCTTCCACATCGGAGGAAGCAgagttggagaatgaagagATTGTTTGGACAGAGAGGTTCAAGTTCCTTGACAAGGCTGCTATAATAGCTAATCCTCGTGAGTTGAATGAGCAAGGCATGGCTAGGAATGTTTGGAGACTTTGTAGCTTGCAACAAGTGGAACACTTCAAATGCTTGCTGGGAATTCTGCCAGTGTGGCTGGCAGGAATTTGTTGCTTCATTGTGATGGACCAGCAAAACACTTTTGGGGTGCTTCAAGTTGTTCAAAGTAATAGGTCCATTGGGCCCCACTTCAAGATCCCTCCTGGTTGGATGAACCTTATATCAATGATAGCTCTCTCATCTTGGATATTCATTTATGAGTGTGTCTACATTCCCCTTGTGGGAAAGCTTAGTATAAAGACTCCAAGATTGGCAACGAAGCAAAGAATAAGAATTGGGATTTTGTTGTCCATCTTATGCATGTTGGTAGCAGCAATTGTTGAAAAGAAACGTCGTGAATCAGCTTTGAAATATGATTTGTTCATCTCACCAGTAAGCTTTGCATGGTTGTTGCCTCAGTTTGCATTATCAGGTCTGAATGAAGCCTTTGCTGCTGTCTCTATAATGGAGTTCTTGACCTTGAAAATGCCAGAGAGCATGAGAACTGTTGCTGGGGCAGTCTTCTTTCTGAGCTTGTCCGTTGCAAACTACATGGGGTCCTTGATTGTCAATATTGTCCATAAAATAACATCTGTCAATGGAAAAACATCATGGGTAGGGGGTCATGATTTAAATCAGAGTAGGCTTGACTGTTACTATTATGTCATTGCTGCAATGGGAGGTTTGAATTTTATCTACTTCAATTTCTTTGCATGCCGTTATTGTGACAATGACAACTTCAAAACAGAGGCACAACCACAGCATTCAAATGTTGTGGGAGAATCAACTGAACCAAATGATGAGGAGAAGGTCTTGGATATAACAGGCACCACACAAACAGCAACATGA